From the genome of Pelobacter propionicus DSM 2379, one region includes:
- a CDS encoding type IV conjugative transfer system protein TraE: protein MKMTNYLSNASNLYGQNRLLKFVVVVLGITTVVNTYMIRNAQQMEKVVIIPSVINDKMWLSGTKASDEYVKQFARDVSNMFLTYHPSNVRTNFNDLLAMYDPSEFAEAQRVLYNLAERIEESKAASGFYITKLVNNEEKHQLEITGSKTMIINGKVTDNSIKIYLLDYKIESGKFCILRFMEKSEYDKYKYEEAANAKK from the coding sequence ATGAAGATGACTAATTACTTGAGTAATGCATCTAATTTGTATGGACAAAACAGACTATTAAAATTCGTAGTTGTAGTGTTGGGAATAACTACGGTTGTCAACACATACATGATCAGAAATGCTCAACAGATGGAAAAAGTTGTAATAATACCATCTGTTATAAACGATAAAATGTGGCTGAGTGGGACTAAAGCATCAGATGAATACGTAAAGCAGTTTGCAAGAGATGTTTCAAACATGTTTCTGACGTATCACCCGTCTAATGTAAGAACAAACTTTAATGACCTATTGGCGATGTATGATCCATCAGAATTTGCGGAAGCTCAAAGAGTACTATACAACCTTGCCGAGCGTATCGAAGAGTCAAAGGCCGCAAGCGGTTTTTATATAACAAAACTGGTTAACAACGAGGAGAAGCACCAGCTGGAAATAACCGGTTCCAAGACAATGATCATAAATGGAAAAGTCACAGACAATTCCATAAAAATATATCTGCTTGATTACAAAATCGAGTCTGGCAAGTTCTGTATTCTAAGGTTTATGGAAAAAAGCGAATACGACAAATACAAGTACGAGGAAGCCGCCAATGCGAAAAAATAG
- a CDS encoding TraC family protein translates to MKRLTSLLFGKKGGATKREMRLLAEREKISDYLPWIAYDRDSHLYLLADDCLGYAWECSPLFFAGENTVSTLEGLFGGDIPPEAVYQFILFGDSYIEPILHEYKQRKKLDHDVVELITESLSDFYRSGTSGLKNMSGIPVKRFRLFISIKFPQKWAEGVDLNQTWSMINEILTGASLHPVCLEPELLLDWGRRLFNDKPSANNSLYDENIPIRKQMLLGTKLTRNENTLNVDGKIFRCITPKTWPHEIETLSINKLFGGIKGLMSDGEQFKTPFLYCMTVLMEPQKNKLHTKCNFILKQQGVGSFAPALERTKGEYLWAVDELERGKKFLRIIPALWVYSDDEWKVNESLTRAKVIWESNGFVMQEDRGILVPLFLASLPHGFYNVGNNAGYLERDFIVPAETIAATIPCQGDFSGFGSPSMLLVGRKGELFGFDLFAKGADNFNGFCVAGSGSGKSVFANSLLCNMRAEGNIIRIMDIGRSMKKLAKMFNARYMELSEDSMDNLNPFTHVSDETALQTIIPVVTQMAFSSGASMPSELDVNLIGQAVEWAYANEGNDAGITTVFQYLRDFKKLVGSESFEIREAADKLAFNLAHWSGDGVYAKYFNGKATFDIASDEMVVLELGSIKSLANLYRVVTQLVINEVALDAYHSSGKDKRFILMDEAHQYLGESSHIKGTIEGFYRMLRKHSAGCFVISQSILDLNRFGAVGEVIFNNSAYKFYLKSDDYEKAHNLKLLDYDNFTMALLKSVTTNKPNYSEIFMHTPFGKGLGRLVLDPFSYYAYTSDGEEVAEIESMVDGGLSYADAIRKMVAKYRS, encoded by the coding sequence ATGAAACGTTTGACTTCATTACTGTTTGGTAAGAAGGGCGGGGCGACGAAAAGAGAGATGCGTTTGCTTGCTGAGCGCGAGAAGATTTCTGATTATTTGCCGTGGATCGCATATGATCGTGATTCACATCTCTACCTACTTGCTGATGATTGCTTAGGTTATGCGTGGGAGTGTTCACCGCTCTTCTTTGCTGGGGAAAATACTGTCTCAACACTCGAAGGGTTGTTCGGAGGTGATATCCCTCCAGAAGCAGTCTATCAATTTATCCTCTTTGGTGATTCTTATATCGAACCTATCCTCCACGAATATAAGCAAAGAAAAAAACTAGACCACGATGTTGTTGAATTGATCACTGAATCTCTGAGCGATTTTTACAGATCAGGTACTTCAGGACTTAAAAATATGTCGGGGATTCCAGTTAAGAGGTTCAGACTATTTATTTCCATAAAGTTTCCTCAAAAGTGGGCAGAAGGCGTGGATTTGAATCAAACGTGGTCAATGATAAACGAAATACTGACTGGTGCTTCGCTCCATCCAGTTTGTCTTGAACCAGAACTGCTTCTGGATTGGGGACGTCGTTTGTTCAACGATAAACCTTCAGCTAACAATAGTTTATATGACGAAAATATACCGATACGAAAACAAATGCTTCTTGGCACCAAGCTTACACGTAATGAAAACACCCTAAACGTAGATGGAAAGATATTCAGATGTATTACGCCTAAAACCTGGCCTCATGAAATAGAGACATTGAGTATAAACAAATTGTTTGGGGGGATAAAGGGGTTGATGTCAGACGGTGAACAGTTCAAGACCCCCTTTCTCTATTGCATGACTGTACTGATGGAACCCCAGAAAAACAAACTGCATACAAAGTGTAACTTCATTCTGAAACAGCAGGGAGTTGGTTCGTTCGCACCGGCACTGGAAAGGACAAAAGGGGAATACCTCTGGGCTGTTGATGAGCTTGAGCGTGGTAAAAAGTTTCTTCGGATCATTCCAGCCCTGTGGGTCTATTCAGATGACGAGTGGAAGGTGAATGAATCCCTGACGCGGGCAAAGGTAATCTGGGAATCCAACGGATTTGTGATGCAGGAAGATAGGGGGATCCTGGTACCGCTGTTTCTGGCTTCGCTTCCCCATGGGTTTTACAATGTGGGGAACAACGCAGGCTATCTTGAGCGCGATTTTATTGTACCGGCAGAAACAATCGCCGCAACAATACCGTGCCAGGGAGACTTTTCAGGTTTTGGCTCTCCTTCGATGCTGCTTGTGGGACGCAAGGGCGAGCTGTTTGGTTTCGATCTCTTCGCAAAGGGTGCAGACAACTTCAACGGTTTCTGTGTTGCTGGATCGGGATCGGGTAAGTCGGTGTTTGCAAACTCGTTACTCTGCAATATGAGAGCTGAAGGCAATATCATCAGGATTATGGACATTGGGCGTTCAATGAAAAAACTGGCGAAGATGTTTAACGCCAGATACATGGAGTTGTCCGAGGATTCGATGGATAACCTTAACCCCTTTACCCATGTTAGCGACGAAACAGCGCTGCAGACCATTATTCCTGTAGTTACGCAAATGGCATTCTCGTCTGGTGCATCGATGCCGTCAGAACTTGATGTGAACTTAATAGGACAGGCTGTTGAGTGGGCCTATGCAAACGAAGGAAATGACGCTGGTATTACGACAGTTTTTCAATACTTAAGAGACTTTAAAAAACTTGTTGGCAGTGAAAGCTTTGAAATACGTGAAGCTGCCGACAAACTGGCGTTTAACCTTGCCCATTGGTCTGGTGATGGTGTGTATGCAAAATACTTTAACGGGAAGGCCACATTTGATATCGCATCAGATGAAATGGTTGTGCTTGAACTTGGAAGCATCAAAAGCCTTGCCAATCTGTATAGAGTTGTAACGCAGCTGGTTATAAATGAAGTTGCTCTTGATGCATACCACTCAAGTGGCAAAGATAAGAGATTTATCCTGATGGACGAAGCTCATCAGTATCTTGGTGAGTCGAGCCATATTAAAGGCACAATCGAAGGCTTCTACCGCATGTTGAGAAAGCATTCTGCCGGTTGCTTTGTTATCAGTCAGTCAATACTGGATCTTAACAGGTTTGGAGCAGTGGGAGAGGTTATCTTTAATAATAGTGCCTATAAGTTCTATCTAAAAAGCGATGATTACGAGAAAGCGCATAATTTGAAATTGCTGGATTATGACAACTTTACTATGGCACTTCTCAAGAGCGTTACGACTAACAAGCCAAATTACTCAGAAATATTCATGCACACTCCTTTTGGTAAGGGACTTGGCCGTCTTGTGCTCGATCCTTTCTCCTACTACGCATACACTTCAGATGGGGAAGAGGTTGCAGAAATAGAATCAATGGTTGACGGGGGGCTGTCGTATGCAGACGCTATTCGAAAAATGGTTGCAAAATATCGCTCTTAG
- a CDS encoding TraU family protein produces MTRIVVFAILLLCAAANSFAGVINPVTDVCWRCMFPMTTGGVSWGDAGEPAAGNVTTPVCTCVGTSGVRIGVTASFNEHAWLIESVKTPYYFPALGTKLNNTSPGYNAGDTRGATGQHVRESFHHVHQYTFPVYGIVGLFLDMPCLEQDSFDLAYMTEVDDMWSEDLLAMLINPEALAFGNPVTQMSCISDAVAAGAGYPIDSLFWCFGSWGSSYPLTGTTVIDDPVTAAAATASRMIFKLGREGALWDTGIDECSSRGVLTPFMVKSHYKFQIARPVVGNQCVPIGRTALLWGPGKNPIVGGAGKVDEFLWVATRRRVCCVAYNLTDQ; encoded by the coding sequence ATGACCAGAATAGTGGTTTTTGCGATCTTGTTGCTTTGTGCCGCGGCAAATTCGTTTGCCGGAGTTATTAATCCAGTAACGGATGTTTGTTGGCGCTGCATGTTTCCTATGACAACAGGTGGGGTTTCCTGGGGAGATGCTGGGGAGCCGGCGGCGGGAAATGTGACAACACCAGTCTGTACTTGCGTCGGGACCAGCGGCGTAAGGATAGGGGTAACTGCCTCATTCAATGAGCATGCTTGGCTGATTGAATCGGTGAAGACTCCCTATTATTTTCCTGCGTTGGGAACAAAATTGAACAATACGTCTCCAGGCTATAACGCAGGGGATACACGCGGAGCAACAGGTCAACATGTTCGTGAGTCGTTTCATCATGTGCATCAGTACACGTTTCCCGTGTATGGAATTGTGGGGCTTTTCCTTGATATGCCATGTTTGGAACAGGATTCCTTTGACCTTGCCTACATGACAGAAGTTGATGATATGTGGTCTGAAGATCTTCTGGCCATGCTGATCAATCCAGAAGCTCTTGCGTTCGGAAACCCGGTAACCCAGATGTCATGCATATCTGATGCTGTTGCGGCGGGTGCGGGCTATCCCATTGACTCGCTGTTTTGGTGCTTCGGATCGTGGGGCTCGTCATATCCACTGACCGGTACAACTGTAATTGACGATCCTGTGACGGCTGCTGCTGCTACTGCGTCCAGGATGATTTTCAAGCTCGGGAGGGAAGGCGCCTTGTGGGACACGGGAATTGACGAGTGTTCGAGTAGAGGTGTTTTGACTCCGTTCATGGTTAAGTCTCACTATAAATTTCAGATTGCTCGGCCGGTAGTCGGCAATCAGTGTGTACCGATAGGAAGGACTGCACTTCTTTGGGGCCCTGGCAAAAACCCGATTGTTGGCGGTGCAGGAAAAGTTGATGAGTTTCTGTGGGTAGCAACAAGGAGGCGGGTGTGCTGCGTCGCGTACAACTTAACAGATCAATAA
- the traN gene encoding conjugal transfer protein TraN, protein MNMKLRKITKEILAFAVSSAYAAAVFIATGIPQTAMATSCEDVVPGTNIKYSSALVHFIYDGTKTYAIAKSAQTGSQNIPDAFFAFSSWIDRDYEYTGNDTSSLKLQINNKLFGDARPVLIDSQTKRDFIIQHYKQFLDASSSNKSTYVEAWKEYGVGQAFTDFSGAALPYTSWALGVPPNTSKIASPQGVVMGLDGIWANGENGQRISQIVEFNGKLDCATDLTANVTTPTTTSTLLQGRVCGQDLNSDGDIGEDEIKACVTTTQGTEYCPVGSADCTPTYQTATCTAGAVLNTSLDVCQIDPAPSTLPPVCISGTTYNSATSKCESSPVCSSGAYDPTVDSCNIGNNTCPLGSAYACADIEGKMQCNSNTCFDSTSPTGGEDETEMDESMYQDDARNADGSCSGQLMIFAGKGSRCRPPGMKVGYINNCCQSDEVMTEDTGNTISSAISAIQTMYELGQVAYYTYMLSTGSAAVTGVTTGSITVSVAGTATTLTGATATGVATGAAASATGASLAGSMLASVQAYATALLNPATIIVAVVIMVVMKVLMGSGCDAKDIQTAGQVKADQCHYIDSYCQKKWFIGCVQKAKGYCCFNSMMARIIHEQGRPQLTTFGLDGSWGTPKKPNCRGFTPEEFESLDFSKIDFSEYYAVLQKDMATNITNAQTKIQTTIQNRKDQIQ, encoded by the coding sequence ATGAACATGAAACTAAGAAAAATCACTAAAGAAATACTAGCATTTGCTGTTTCAAGTGCTTATGCGGCAGCGGTATTTATCGCAACAGGCATCCCGCAAACTGCAATGGCAACAAGCTGTGAAGATGTTGTTCCAGGTACAAACATAAAATATTCGTCTGCCCTGGTGCATTTCATTTATGATGGAACAAAAACGTATGCGATTGCTAAATCAGCACAGACTGGTTCTCAAAACATACCTGACGCATTTTTCGCGTTTAGTTCATGGATAGATAGAGATTACGAATATACTGGTAATGATACGTCATCGCTTAAACTCCAAATAAACAATAAACTTTTTGGTGACGCTCGCCCAGTACTAATTGATAGTCAAACAAAGCGTGATTTTATTATTCAGCATTATAAGCAATTTCTTGATGCCTCCAGCTCAAATAAATCGACCTATGTTGAAGCGTGGAAAGAATATGGCGTTGGTCAAGCTTTCACCGACTTCAGTGGTGCCGCTCTACCTTATACCAGCTGGGCATTAGGTGTGCCGCCTAATACTTCTAAGATTGCTTCGCCTCAAGGTGTTGTCATGGGGCTTGATGGTATCTGGGCCAATGGAGAAAATGGTCAACGCATTTCGCAAATTGTCGAGTTCAATGGGAAACTTGATTGTGCAACAGATCTAACGGCCAACGTAACAACGCCAACGACAACGAGCACTCTTCTACAGGGCAGGGTATGTGGCCAGGATTTGAACTCTGATGGTGATATTGGTGAAGATGAAATCAAGGCTTGTGTCACGACAACCCAAGGGACTGAATATTGTCCAGTTGGAAGCGCAGATTGTACCCCCACTTACCAAACGGCGACGTGTACGGCTGGCGCTGTGCTCAACACATCGCTTGATGTGTGCCAGATAGATCCTGCCCCCTCTACGCTTCCTCCTGTTTGTATATCAGGGACAACTTATAATTCGGCAACATCCAAATGTGAGTCATCTCCTGTTTGTAGCTCAGGAGCTTATGATCCCACTGTTGACTCATGCAACATCGGAAACAACACATGCCCTCTGGGAAGCGCATACGCCTGTGCAGACATAGAAGGGAAAATGCAGTGCAACTCGAATACCTGCTTTGATTCAACTAGTCCTACTGGTGGTGAAGATGAAACAGAAATGGATGAATCGATGTACCAGGACGACGCACGGAATGCGGATGGATCGTGTTCTGGTCAGTTGATGATTTTTGCAGGTAAAGGCTCAAGATGTCGCCCACCAGGCATGAAGGTTGGTTATATCAATAACTGTTGCCAAAGCGACGAAGTGATGACTGAGGATACTGGTAATACAATCAGTTCTGCTATTTCTGCAATACAGACCATGTATGAACTAGGTCAAGTTGCGTATTATACATATATGTTATCGACTGGATCTGCTGCGGTTACAGGTGTGACAACCGGAAGTATAACAGTCTCAGTTGCTGGAACAGCTACAACGCTAACTGGTGCTACTGCTACTGGTGTGGCTACTGGTGCAGCTGCAAGTGCTACTGGAGCAAGTCTCGCTGGTAGTATGCTGGCAAGTGTGCAGGCTTATGCAACAGCGTTATTAAATCCAGCGACAATAATCGTAGCTGTAGTGATCATGGTTGTAATGAAAGTGTTGATGGGTTCAGGTTGTGACGCTAAAGACATTCAGACTGCTGGTCAGGTAAAGGCTGATCAGTGTCATTACATAGACAGCTACTGTCAAAAGAAGTGGTTTATAGGATGTGTGCAGAAAGCAAAAGGGTATTGTTGTTTTAATTCCATGATGGCACGAATCATCCACGAGCAGGGACGCCCCCAGTTGACAACATTTGGTCTGGATGGTTCATGGGGAACGCCTAAAAAGCCAAATTGCAGAGGATTTACTCCTGAAGAGTTTGAGTCTCTGGATTTCTCAAAGATAGATTTTTCAGAATACTATGCTGTTCTGCAGAAAGATATGGCAACCAATATCACAAATGCACAAACTAAAATTCAGACAACAATACAGAACCGGAAGGATCAAATCCAGTGA
- a CDS encoding TrbI/VirB10 family protein, whose product MKNKILSQISGWWNTLLPKQRKTIVLALAFTSVAVIALFGWSQSRAKIKPVNTEEPKKRKDISIETGMLEKKRELDNQAEVERLKKQIDAIKNGKPVDENGDPLPDGADPFTDPAGKDGTGVVPGSLAPKIGPIKSGQNQVGPNGQRLGNQPQGGQQGNAQSGPGGVGNNQVAGMSLPPLPPGSSKGRNSIPGMPTTGGIPGVPPGTPGGPGVPGAAMITRQEMGEISIVSYEKRAGDSKSRSDKYGKKKATTTVYLPPSYMEATLLSGAYIPTTESAKGNPMPVLLRVKTPAFLPNEAKAAVKGCYIIADGKANLATERAEMTIVSMSCLDKKGRAVIDQKVKGWLIDSDGVAGIGGKVVAKMGTMVARSLIAGFAGGIGDALKAAATTTSVSALGTTQSIDPKDAAMAGVGGGLSNGFKEIQKFYLDLAKQTMPTVAILPSKTVTVAISEGVVLNIKPINGLGGTK is encoded by the coding sequence ATGAAAAATAAGATTCTCTCACAGATATCCGGCTGGTGGAATACGCTTCTGCCTAAGCAGCGTAAAACAATAGTACTGGCGCTAGCTTTTACATCTGTTGCTGTTATCGCGTTGTTTGGATGGTCTCAGTCCAGAGCCAAGATCAAGCCTGTGAATACAGAGGAACCAAAGAAGAGAAAAGATATTTCTATTGAAACCGGAATGTTGGAGAAGAAACGAGAACTTGATAACCAAGCAGAAGTTGAGAGGTTAAAAAAGCAAATCGATGCAATCAAAAACGGAAAGCCTGTGGATGAAAACGGCGACCCGTTGCCTGATGGTGCGGATCCGTTTACAGATCCAGCGGGTAAAGATGGGACGGGAGTAGTCCCTGGTTCCCTTGCACCAAAAATTGGGCCGATAAAATCAGGTCAGAATCAGGTTGGACCTAATGGTCAACGGCTCGGTAATCAGCCGCAGGGTGGGCAACAAGGTAATGCCCAATCGGGACCTGGTGGGGTGGGTAATAATCAGGTGGCCGGCATGTCACTGCCACCATTGCCACCCGGCTCCAGTAAAGGTCGAAACTCAATACCGGGAATGCCAACTACCGGTGGTATTCCCGGTGTTCCTCCCGGGACTCCTGGAGGTCCAGGAGTCCCGGGAGCAGCAATGATTACTCGTCAGGAGATGGGTGAAATATCGATAGTTTCTTATGAAAAGCGAGCAGGCGATTCAAAGTCCAGGTCTGATAAGTACGGTAAAAAAAAAGCTACGACAACGGTTTATTTGCCTCCTTCATACATGGAAGCAACCCTTCTGTCGGGTGCCTACATACCCACGACAGAATCGGCAAAGGGCAATCCAATGCCGGTCCTCCTTCGTGTGAAGACGCCAGCATTTTTGCCCAATGAAGCAAAAGCGGCTGTGAAAGGTTGCTACATCATTGCAGACGGAAAAGCAAACCTCGCAACAGAACGTGCCGAAATGACGATTGTGTCCATGTCCTGCCTGGACAAAAAGGGCAGGGCGGTGATTGATCAGAAGGTGAAAGGCTGGCTTATTGATAGCGATGGTGTGGCTGGTATTGGTGGAAAAGTGGTTGCGAAAATGGGAACTATGGTCGCTCGATCACTGATTGCTGGTTTTGCTGGTGGAATCGGCGATGCACTCAAGGCTGCCGCTACGACCACTTCGGTCAGTGCTCTTGGTACTACACAGTCAATCGACCCCAAGGACGCAGCAATGGCAGGTGTAGGTGGGGGCCTTTCTAACGGGTTTAAAGAAATCCAGAAGTTTTATTTGGACCTTGCAAAGCAGACTATGCCAACTGTGGCAATCTTGCCCTCGAAAACTGTAACAGTGGCAATAAGCGAGGGTGTTGTACTGAATATTAAACCGATTAACGGGCTCGGAGGGACGAAATGA
- a CDS encoding type IV conjugative transfer system protein TraL, giving the protein MKYRFPQYLSLPYRVLWFEMDDLMFFLMSIVIAQSVGGWAWLGLIIIPCMCTKVKRNYPRGFTKHMLYYIGLINFKNYPDHFIKEFVE; this is encoded by the coding sequence ATGAAATATAGGTTTCCTCAATATTTATCACTGCCATATCGAGTACTCTGGTTTGAAATGGATGACTTGATGTTCTTCCTTATGTCCATAGTGATAGCTCAATCGGTAGGTGGTTGGGCATGGCTAGGGCTTATTATTATTCCGTGCATGTGCACTAAAGTAAAGCGGAACTATCCTAGGGGATTCACGAAACATATGCTTTACTATATCGGTCTAATTAACTTCAAGAACTATCCTGACCATTTCATAAAGGAGTTTGTAGAATGA
- a CDS encoding type-F conjugative transfer system pilin assembly protein TrbC produces MLRRVQLNRSIMVFALTLVPTLAGAAGFIETPDECYMVKTMDKPAKTIQLAAMGRCQGRPGRVFVDLDGEVTVLRDGAVWKRQTVQPMSMPDLVGTMVKAKEMAKSMVLPKNAFEKEMQAKAAETIAVYRSPEYQAKLARETARIKREMFHEQLEAIPADRGGAKQVKALAKQESPKRARLQDDERIYVFISSSMPMETIRNYAVSAGQYNDPKKVVLVMRGFIGGMQKIGPTTSFVADVLKRSATCNLAAGEQCDMVNTNVLIDPILFRRYGIREVPATVYAKGVKVNLPEQSEGNDDVVVGSFAVAYGDASLEYNLSKIAGSVSR; encoded by the coding sequence GTGCTGCGTCGCGTACAACTTAACAGATCAATAATGGTTTTTGCTCTCACGCTTGTACCCACCTTGGCTGGTGCGGCAGGCTTTATTGAGACCCCTGATGAATGTTACATGGTCAAGACAATGGACAAGCCCGCAAAGACTATTCAGCTCGCTGCTATGGGTCGGTGTCAGGGGAGGCCAGGCCGGGTTTTTGTGGACCTTGATGGAGAGGTCACGGTTTTACGGGATGGGGCAGTATGGAAGAGACAAACTGTTCAGCCAATGTCTATGCCTGATCTAGTGGGAACTATGGTGAAGGCGAAGGAGATGGCAAAGTCCATGGTTTTGCCCAAAAACGCTTTTGAGAAGGAAATGCAGGCGAAAGCAGCTGAGACGATAGCCGTTTACAGGTCCCCTGAATACCAGGCAAAACTCGCCAGAGAAACGGCGAGGATAAAGAGGGAGATGTTCCATGAACAGTTGGAGGCGATCCCTGCCGACAGGGGGGGGGCGAAGCAAGTCAAGGCGCTCGCCAAACAGGAGTCTCCAAAGCGGGCTCGCCTGCAGGATGATGAGCGCATCTACGTTTTTATTTCGTCTTCAATGCCCATGGAAACGATTCGTAATTATGCGGTGTCGGCTGGCCAATACAATGACCCCAAAAAGGTTGTTTTAGTGATGAGGGGGTTCATTGGTGGCATGCAGAAGATAGGGCCGACAACAAGTTTCGTTGCCGACGTGTTGAAGAGGTCTGCAACGTGTAATCTGGCGGCCGGTGAGCAATGTGATATGGTGAATACCAATGTGCTGATCGATCCGATACTTTTTCGGCGATATGGAATCCGGGAAGTGCCGGCCACTGTATATGCAAAAGGAGTAAAGGTTAATTTGCCTGAGCAGAGCGAAGGTAATGATGATGTTGTGGTCGGATCCTTTGCGGTTGCGTATGGTGACGCCTCGCTTGAATACAATTTGAGCAAGATTGCTGGATCTGTTTCCAGATAG
- a CDS encoding TraK domain-containing protein yields the protein MRKNSMYALIALLLIPSMTCASEAKFPKTVHREGKVGHKLVSLRETGNEGKADLKVDNTPVVVIPEVSTVVFMNNRDVNRIVCHEEIKDLVFLRENGIAAKVTGKDAFVNFKFVKEGDAMLHASKPSEMYVVCGENTYNLIIVPKPDVPPQTVRLSSGLEKKIKANAEMYDGLPFEKKVIKSIKDVYTDQIAESYSIEEVGKQIGNWQEITIIHKKNVNVEGEGLRVKEYEAILKQGQVPFKLSEKIFTKKQFADNPVAISIEKHVLRPGETVRIFVVEQRQEKLQNSLYSGKETLMLKNEPIQEDAEQEAEPVKESNEETKTAKKGGEEDE from the coding sequence ATGCGAAAAAATAGCATGTACGCCCTGATTGCTCTGCTCTTGATACCTTCAATGACGTGCGCCTCAGAAGCAAAATTCCCCAAGACAGTTCATAGAGAGGGGAAGGTCGGTCATAAACTGGTGTCGTTGCGTGAAACCGGCAATGAGGGTAAGGCAGATTTGAAAGTAGATAACACTCCAGTAGTTGTTATCCCGGAAGTATCTACTGTCGTATTTATGAATAACAGAGACGTTAATAGAATCGTCTGCCATGAAGAGATCAAGGACCTGGTATTTCTTCGCGAAAACGGTATCGCAGCAAAGGTTACAGGTAAAGATGCATTTGTAAACTTCAAATTCGTCAAAGAAGGCGATGCTATGCTGCACGCATCGAAGCCAAGTGAAATGTATGTGGTGTGTGGAGAAAACACATACAACTTGATTATAGTGCCAAAACCTGATGTACCGCCACAGACAGTAAGATTATCCAGTGGTCTTGAAAAGAAGATCAAGGCTAATGCAGAAATGTACGATGGCTTGCCGTTTGAAAAAAAAGTTATCAAATCAATCAAGGATGTATATACAGACCAGATTGCTGAATCATACAGTATCGAAGAGGTGGGTAAGCAAATAGGAAATTGGCAAGAGATTACAATTATTCATAAAAAGAATGTGAACGTCGAAGGAGAGGGCTTACGGGTAAAAGAATACGAAGCGATATTGAAGCAGGGTCAAGTACCTTTCAAGCTGTCTGAAAAAATATTTACTAAAAAACAATTTGCAGACAATCCTGTTGCAATTTCTATAGAGAAGCATGTCCTTAGGCCTGGTGAAACGGTGAGAATATTCGTTGTTGAACAAAGACAAGAAAAACTTCAAAACTCACTATATTCAGGAAAAGAGACTCTGATGCTAAAAAACGAACCTATACAAGAAGATGCTGAACAAGAAGCTGAACCAGTAAAAGAGTCAAACGAAGAAACAAAAACGGCCAAAAAAGGTGGGGAGGAAGACGAATGA
- a CDS encoding TraV family lipoprotein, producing MKRVRIALMILLTLTGCGCSILSPYDSEFPCKGGYAGKCSSVRGTHVESLAGLDGGVKEQKNPPPCEGESCQTAKYQSGEQRVGLYPQESAEGAYKTSLYKRLDNLLQEPKMPVVAPPKVMRILMLPYKGQEGEFYMMRHTYFFVDEPRWVLGDSVEEMAE from the coding sequence ATGAAAAGGGTACGAATAGCACTTATGATCCTGTTGACTCTCACGGGTTGCGGTTGCAGCATACTCAGTCCCTATGATTCGGAATTTCCTTGCAAGGGAGGGTATGCTGGTAAGTGCTCAAGTGTTAGGGGGACGCATGTCGAATCTCTTGCAGGTCTGGATGGGGGAGTTAAAGAGCAAAAAAATCCGCCTCCCTGTGAAGGGGAAAGCTGTCAAACTGCGAAGTATCAGTCTGGCGAGCAACGTGTAGGCCTTTATCCGCAGGAATCAGCTGAAGGTGCATATAAAACATCCCTGTACAAAAGGCTCGATAATCTGTTGCAGGAACCCAAAATGCCAGTTGTAGCGCCGCCCAAGGTAATGCGGATTCTTATGCTCCCTTACAAGGGGCAAGAGGGTGAGTTTTATATGATGCGTCACACGTATTTTTTCGTTGACGAACCCCGTTGGGTGCTGGGTGACAGTGTAGAGGAGATGGCAGAATGA
- a CDS encoding S26 family signal peptidase, translated as MFRLSNLDSRQRVILIVSLSVLAVFFSLTFPRFFVVSITKSLSHRLYWLDKDTAKIKYGDYVLFRHSDVATQFIEQTMIKLVKCDEGDVLTVNEKKELYCNNAFIGRAKDKALNGKKLVNFVWNGPVPPGMFLPMGDHKDSYDGRYYGFLPKSKVLKKAHPVF; from the coding sequence ATGTTCCGATTATCAAACCTTGATTCGCGACAACGTGTAATTCTAATAGTTTCTTTATCTGTACTCGCTGTATTTTTCAGCTTAACCTTTCCTCGATTCTTTGTTGTGAGCATCACCAAATCTCTGAGCCACAGACTGTATTGGCTTGATAAAGACACTGCAAAGATAAAGTACGGCGACTACGTTCTTTTTAGGCACAGCGACGTTGCAACACAGTTTATAGAGCAAACAATGATAAAACTGGTGAAATGCGACGAAGGTGATGTGCTTACAGTAAATGAAAAAAAAGAGCTTTACTGTAACAATGCATTTATTGGTCGAGCAAAAGATAAGGCTCTGAATGGAAAAAAGCTTGTCAACTTCGTCTGGAACGGTCCAGTTCCTCCGGGAATGTTCTTACCGATGGGTGACCATAAAGATTCATACGATGGCAGGTACTACGGATTTTTGCCGAAAAGCAAAGTTTTGAAAAAAGCTCACCCAGTATTTTGA